The nucleotide sequence ATGATATCAAGTGAACGATGAAATTTAAGGAGGCAATAATATGAGTGGTTTACAACGTACAGCACTTGCACTTGTTATTATCGGTGCAATCAACTGGGGACTTATTGGTTTCTTCAGATTTGACTTAGTCGCAGCAATCTTCGGAGGACAAGACGCTGCTCTTTCACGCATCGTCTATGGCCTAGTAGGCATCGCAGGCCTCTACGCCCTTACACTTCTATTCAAACCAGACCAAGAACTAGAACGCGCCCCAGAACCAAGCCGTTAATACGAAAAGCGGAGGCGCCTTGCTCAGGGGCGACAAGCATAAGACAGAATGCGGAGAGGACCGCTTTTTGTCCTCGCAGCAGGCTGACTTATGACCTCGAGCCCCTAGGCGCCGCAGCTGGATCAAAGGAACGCTGGCTAAGAACGTCACGTCCTGTGACAACGCCTGCACTAGCACATCCTGTGCGTCGAAAGCGGAGGCGCCTTGTTCAGGGGCGACAAGCATAAGGCAGAATGCGGAGAGGACCGCTTTTTGTCCTCGCAGCAGGCTGACTTATGACCTCGAGCCCCTAGGCGCCGCAGCTGGATCAAAGAAAAGCGGAGGCGCCTTGCTCAGGGGCGACAAGCATAAGGCAGAATGCGGAGAGGACCGCTTTTTGTCCTCGCAGCAGGCTGACTTATGACCTCGAGCTCCTAGGCGCCGCAGCTGGATCAAAAAAGGAAGGCGTCCACATGGACACCTTCCTTTTTCACCTTAATTACTTCTTAAGGAATTTTTTACGGTCTGAAGACTGGTCAATCCACTCTTCCAGCTTGTCTTTCAATGTGTTGAAACCAGCTGGAGTTGTTTCTTCTTCCTGCTTCTTCGCATTGTTTTGACGCTTAGGACGACGCTCTTTCTTTTCCTCTTGTTTTGGAGGCTCTTGTGTTGCACGAATTGATAGGCTGATTTTGCCTTTTGCTTCGTCAACTGAAAGAACTTTCACGTTTACTTCATCACCGATTGAAAGATGCTCATTTACATCTTTTACATAGCCATGAGTAATTTCAGAAATATGGACAAGACCTTGAGTCTCTTCATCCAAAGCAACGAACGCACCGTATGGTTGAATACCAGTTACCTTACCTGTTAATACACTTCCAACTTGATATTTTTCTGCCAATGGAAACACTCCCAATTTTTCGTTTTTGCGCAATTTTAGATTATAGCACAAGTCGGGAAATAATGCAAAGAACTGTTTGTCTTTCTGGATGCTTCAAGCTTGCTTGCTACGTGCATAATAAATTGATAATATTTCTTAAAATATTGTCACTGCATCGGTAGCCAAGATACCTTCCAAATACCTTGATCATTCTTCAATAATCGAAAGTACTTTGGCTCCTGCTCTTCAGTTAGGATTATTTTCACAACTCGTGTTTGCTCATCAATTGATTCTGTATCAATTGAATCAATTTGTTCATTAATTGATTTCCAGTCAACTGAAGGAACTTCATTCACTGAGCTCATATATTCATCCTTCGCAGGAACATAATAATTGTTACCATGCATATATAACGCATACTTTGTTTCAATATCATTGATTTCTTCTGCATGTACATATAGACGCATCACATCAAGCGGACTTAACCCTTTTAACTTGGCTTCATCCTTAGAACTTGCAAATTCCCTATATACGCTTGATAAGTCATCTCCTAGTGGAAGAAGCTTTTCTTCTGATTCGGATTGTTTTGGTGATTGAATTGAAACTCGCTGACTTAATCCTCCGATAACATAGGAAGAAGACTCTTTCGAACGTACAAATTGATTTTTTTGCAGGATATCATAATAACCTTTAATTGTATAGTATGTTTGTTGATTATCGTACATTTGCATAAAACGTTCATAGCTGTCTTTCACTTCCGGTAGTAACTTTCCATTCGAATCAAATACAGGTGAATTATCTATCCCAAAAAGATAATAGGTTAAAAATTGGTAATAATATTGATGCAAATCAGGACTCTTACTGAAAGTAGGATTTCTCATCATAAAATCCTCAAGATTGATAATACGATCAGCTAATTCATCCCAACTAATTGTTAACGTTCCATCAGATACGACATTAAGGTTTTGGCGAATTGCAAAATAATCATTTATTTGTGCAGATAATTCATCATACAATTGCTTCTGCATCCATTTATAATTTATTGCAATCCCGAGCATTCCTTCTCCATTTTCCACAAAGACAAGACCATTTTTCTGAACAAATTCTGCAAAATGACGAACTTGAGCATTTTCTATCGTACTTGGTTCATTCAAACGATGAATTAACTTATCTTGCGGAATAGAGGAAACCTGCTGACGGAAATTCTTTTCCTGCCATTCAACGATCAAAATTTCACTTAATTGTTGTTGTTTTTCTAAAATATCAAGAAGCTGTTCTTCGCTCTCATACCACTCAGCTCCATTTTTTTCAAAGGCTTGAAGATTGGCTGCTGGAATATTCAATTTATAATCTAGATACGCTTTTGCATCTTTCTCAATTCCCTTTGACGTCTTCTTATCCCCAACATATAGCATATCTCCATGTTCATAAATGGTATATAAATTCTCATTCACTTGTTGTACAACCTGGTCGACATAATCTATTTGCTCTAAATTTGTTAACGTTGTCATGCTTCTTAATTGCTCAAGCTTCTTGTCAATATGAGTATTGATTTCCTCTTTAATAAGAGCTTTTTCTTTGTCTGTCAGCTGGTCAGCCTCCTCTTTCGCTGAAAGAACTTCTGACCCTTCCTTACTTAGCTGCCCATCATTTTGTGGAAGAATATATTGAGCACCTAATATGCATGCAATTAAAATAACAGCAACACTACTGACAATAGAAGGAAGCTTTGAGAAACGCATCTTCTTACATCGCTTCTTCTCTTGTGTAAAGACATAATTAGTTACCTTATCAGCAGATGTTGAAGAAGGCATTTTTTCATATTCATCTTTTAATTTATTTAGGCGTTTTTCTAATAATCGATCATCCATGATGCTCACCACCTTCTGCTTGTTCTTTCAACAGCTTCTTCAACATTTGTTTGGCCCGTAGCATACGGGTTTTCACAGTCGGAAGGCGGACATCTAATATATGGGCAATTTCATCGTATTTTTTGTCATGAAAATAAAACAATAAGATCGGTAGTCGATATTTTTCGTCCAGCCTTTGGATGCATTGATGCAACACCCTGTCATCTTCATCCTGCAAAATGTATTTTTCCACAGGAGGTTGGTCCTCTGTACGTTCTTTTTTAATCTTGACGACTTTTCGAAGGTTTTGCGACTTCTTCCTTGCCATATCACGTGTAACGTTTAATGTGATTTTATAAAGCCAAGTCGAAAATTTATTTTGAGAAAACTGATCTAGAAACCTGTATACCCTCAGGAAGACTTCCTGTACGATATCGTCGACTTCGTGATGTGGATTTCCTAGCTGAAAGGCAAAACGTTCGACAGTTGGGTAATACATTTCAACAAGCTGCTGAAACGCTTGGCGGTTCCCATTTTTTGCTTTTATTATGAGTTCTTCTTCCGACATTCCCTTGCTCCCCCTCTCACCTCATTAAACGCATTTATCCTTTTATTTGTTTCATTGCCTCTAAGAATTTTTTCCCAAGTTGACAAGCAAGCAAGGACATTTTATAGTGAAAAAATCGTTTAAACTTGACAAGTAAAAAATGAAACAGTTACAGCAAAGGAGTGGTACAGCTATGACAAATCATGAACAATGGTCCTCAAAGATTGCTTTCATTCTTGCTGCAGCCGGTTCAGCAATCGGCTTAGGGGCAATTTGGAAGTTCCCATATATGGCCGGAATGAATGGTGGAGGCGTCTTTTTCCTTTTGTTCTTAATTTTCACAATTTTCCTTGGAGCTCCAATGCTTCTCGCAGAGTTTGTAATTGGACGCCGCTCTCAGAAAGATGCGGTGGATTCATATCGTACACTGGCTCCGAATAGTAAATGGCACTATGTCGGCTATTTAGGAGTTGTAACGTCCTTTCTATTACTTTCATTCTACAGTGTCGTTGGCGGATGGATTCTTTCTTACCTATTCCGTAGTCTCACAGGGCAACTAAGTAACTTATCAAATGATGGGTATGGTCAATTATTTAATTCCATTATTGCTAACCCGTGGGAAGTGCCGATTGCACAGTTTATTTTTATGCTCCTCACAATTTTCGTTGTACAAAATGGTGTTAAAAAAGGCATTGAAACAGCCAGCAAATATATGATGCCAGCACTATTTATTCTTTTCATTGTGCTTGTGATTCGCTCCCTTACACTTGAAGGGGCAATGGAAGGCGTTAAATTTTTATTAAGCCCTGACTTTTCAAAATTAACAGCTGAGACGGTGATTATGGCGTTAGGCCAAGCATTCTTTGCGTTAAGTGTTGGAATCTCAGTAATGGTAACGTACAGTTCTTACTTACCAAAATCAGAAAATCTTCCACGGTCAGTCACATCTGTTGTTTCGTTAAATATCTTGATTTCTTTATTAGCTGGACTAGCAATTTTCCCTGCTGTTTTCGCGTTAGGGTTTAATCCAAGTGCTGGACCTGAGCTTATTTTCATCATCTTTCCAGCTGTATTCGATAAAATTGCTTTTGGTGGTTTTTTCTTTGCCATTTTCTTAATTCTTTTGTTATTTGCAACATTAACATCAGCATTTTCAATTCTTGAAATTGTTGTTGCTTCTGTGGCAAAAGATGATACAGAGAAAAGACGGAAAAGCTCTTGGATTATTGGCTTACTCGTATTTATTACAGGTATTCCTTCAGCCCTTTCATTCGGGTTGCTTGGAGAATTCACACTGTTCGGTAAGGTTTGGTTTGATTTCGCAGACTATCTTTGCAGCAACATCTTGCTTCCACTAGGCGGCTTATTAATTGCTTTGTTTGTAAGCCGGCGTATGTCCAAGGAAAGTCTATTTGCTGAGGTAAATGAAGGCGGTACAATGAGCGCCTCATTGTTTGCAATCTGGTATAACGCTGTTCGATACCTACTGCCTATTGGCATTATTCTCATCTTCCTTAATGCAGTTGGGCTGATTTAAAATATACCAAAAAACGCTTGCCCAATGATTCTATTAGGCAAGCGTTTTTTGCGTTTAAAAGGAGGTTATACTGGTTAAAGTATTAATGTATAAACAGTATTCCCCCCTATTTTTGCAAAGCTACGTATGTGGCTTTGCTTTTTTTATACAGGCGCTTTTCTATTTGGCTAGCTTCAAGCGCCATCGGCTCGAGGTCACAAGCCATTCACTTCTGAAGGCAAAGAGCGCCTTCGACAGTGCTCGTCTTGTGCTTGTCGCCGATAACCGGGCGCTTTCCGCTTTTCTAGCTTCCGGTTTTTGCTTTGATGGTTGGCTTTACGTTGATTTTCTCCATAAAGCGACCCATTCGTTTAATTGCTTCTTGTAATTGTTCAATTGATGATGCATATGAACAACGCAAATGACCTTCACCGCCGGCGCCAAACACATTACCAGGAACAACGGCTACACGTTCTTCTTTTAATAGATTTTCAGCGAATTCTTCGCTTGTCATGCCCGTTTGCTTAATTGAAGGGAATGCATAGAACGCGCCGCCAGGCATATGACAGTCCATACCAATTTCATTTAATGAATTAACAAAGTAGTTACGACGGCGGTAGTAATCTCTCCGCATCTTTTCAACATCTTCTTGACCATGTCGAAGCGCCTCTAATGCTCCATGCTGAGCCATCGTAGGGGCACACATCATTGCATACTGATGAATCTTCAGCATCGATTGCAATATCTCTGCAGGAGCAGCTGCATAACCGAGACGCCATCCTGTCATCGCAAAGCCTTTCGAAAATCCATTAATTAAAATCGTCCGTTCAAACATTCTTGGTAAAGAAGAAAAACTACAATGTGGGTCGTCATAGCTTAGTTCTGAATAAATTTCATCAGAAATGACGACAAGGTCATACTTCTCTACGATTTCTGCAATTGCAGACAGCTCTTCTTTATTTAGAATCGAGCCTGTCGGATTATTTGGAGTACATAGCATAATTCCCTTAGTACGCTCTGTAACAGCTTCTTCAATTTGTTCTGGTTGAAGCTTGAACTCATTTTCACTCGTTGTTGCTACTGAAACAGGCTTACCTCCAGCTAAAGAAACGAGCGAGCCGTATGAAACGAAGCTTGGTTCAACAATAATTACTTCATCACCAGGGTCTACAATTGCCCGTAACGCTAAATCTAATGC is from Bacillus tianshenii and encodes:
- a CDS encoding RNA polymerase sigma factor, coding for MSEEELIIKAKNGNRQAFQQLVEMYYPTVERFAFQLGNPHHEVDDIVQEVFLRVYRFLDQFSQNKFSTWLYKITLNVTRDMARKKSQNLRKVVKIKKERTEDQPPVEKYILQDEDDRVLHQCIQRLDEKYRLPILLFYFHDKKYDEIAHILDVRLPTVKTRMLRAKQMLKKLLKEQAEGGEHHG
- the yugI gene encoding S1 domain-containing post-transcriptional regulator GSP13, with amino-acid sequence MAEKYQVGSVLTGKVTGIQPYGAFVALDEETQGLVHISEITHGYVKDVNEHLSIGDEVNVKVLSVDEAKGKISLSIRATQEPPKQEEKKERRPKRQNNAKKQEEETTPAGFNTLKDKLEEWIDQSSDRKKFLKK
- a CDS encoding aminotransferase produces the protein MSGTYLSKTVQELKPSGIRRFFDLAASMDDVISLGVGEPDFVTPWSVCEASIQSLEDGFTAYTANAGLLELREAISQYLLQSYGVQYSAQEEILVTVGASQALDLALRAIVDPGDEVIIVEPSFVSYGSLVSLAGGKPVSVATTSENEFKLQPEQIEEAVTERTKGIMLCTPNNPTGSILNKEELSAIAEIVEKYDLVVISDEIYSELSYDDPHCSFSSLPRMFERTILINGFSKGFAMTGWRLGYAAAPAEILQSMLKIHQYAMMCAPTMAQHGALEALRHGQEDVEKMRRDYYRRRNYFVNSLNEIGMDCHMPGGAFYAFPSIKQTGMTSEEFAENLLKEERVAVVPGNVFGAGGEGHLRCSYASSIEQLQEAIKRMGRFMEKINVKPTIKAKTGS
- a CDS encoding sodium-dependent transporter, producing the protein MTNHEQWSSKIAFILAAAGSAIGLGAIWKFPYMAGMNGGGVFFLLFLIFTIFLGAPMLLAEFVIGRRSQKDAVDSYRTLAPNSKWHYVGYLGVVTSFLLLSFYSVVGGWILSYLFRSLTGQLSNLSNDGYGQLFNSIIANPWEVPIAQFIFMLLTIFVVQNGVKKGIETASKYMMPALFILFIVLVIRSLTLEGAMEGVKFLLSPDFSKLTAETVIMALGQAFFALSVGISVMVTYSSYLPKSENLPRSVTSVVSLNILISLLAGLAIFPAVFALGFNPSAGPELIFIIFPAVFDKIAFGGFFFAIFLILLLFATLTSAFSILEIVVASVAKDDTEKRRKSSWIIGLLVFITGIPSALSFGLLGEFTLFGKVWFDFADYLCSNILLPLGGLLIALFVSRRMSKESLFAEVNEGGTMSASLFAIWYNAVRYLLPIGIILIFLNAVGLI
- a CDS encoding DUF378 domain-containing protein, with amino-acid sequence MSGLQRTALALVIIGAINWGLIGFFRFDLVAAIFGGQDAALSRIVYGLVGIAGLYALTLLFKPDQELERAPEPSR